From one Flavobacterium kingsejongi genomic stretch:
- a CDS encoding DUF3667 domain-containing protein: protein MENNCLNCNHPILENFCSHCGQKKYKRIDRKFVIDEAQYLMVHTNKGFFYSVKKIMQNPGKTAREFIDGNRVNHYKPILLAFLLSGIAAFLSFKVLRFNEIMQDYYTQQKLSYTPLTNLMSFVSSYSAAIMVFLIPVISVFTKLLFRKWGQNYYEHVIMNAFFQCYYTIITVVLLYPFLYVFRHDSSVFAYLIGISMFAIPFIMVWFYKGFYHERSLRDIILKVLLFAFIGFVGYVITVFAIIIGMVIIQGPEALLKFQQPK from the coding sequence ATGGAAAATAACTGCCTGAACTGTAATCATCCCATACTTGAAAATTTTTGTAGTCACTGTGGCCAGAAAAAATATAAAAGGATTGATAGAAAATTTGTAATCGATGAAGCCCAATATTTAATGGTTCATACGAACAAAGGCTTTTTCTATTCGGTTAAGAAGATTATGCAAAACCCCGGAAAAACAGCACGGGAATTTATTGATGGAAATCGGGTGAATCATTATAAACCGATTTTGTTAGCCTTTTTATTAAGCGGTATTGCAGCTTTTCTATCCTTTAAAGTCCTTCGATTTAATGAGATAATGCAGGATTACTACACGCAACAAAAACTCTCGTATACTCCATTAACGAATCTGATGTCTTTTGTGTCGAGTTACAGTGCGGCCATAATGGTATTCTTAATTCCGGTTATTTCAGTTTTTACAAAATTACTATTCCGAAAGTGGGGGCAAAACTATTATGAACATGTGATAATGAATGCCTTTTTTCAATGCTATTATACTATTATTACAGTTGTTCTTTTATATCCATTTTTGTATGTTTTTAGGCACGACAGTAGTGTTTTTGCATATCTCATAGGAATTTCTATGTTTGCTATCCCATTTATTATGGTTTGGTTCTACAAGGGATTTTACCACGAAAGAAGTCTAAGGGATATTATTTTGAAAGTTTTATTGTTTGCGTTTATAGGGTTTGTAGGGTATGTAATAACTGTATTTGCTATTATAATAGGTATGGTAATTATCCAGGGACCTGAAGCATTACTTAAGTTTCAACAACCCAAATAA
- a CDS encoding 2Fe-2S iron-sulfur cluster-binding protein: MQRKKELVSKTKSSERTVHTTYKVRLTNPRAGLNTTIEVLWHDYILNAAEEQGIDLPYSCRCGADSSSLAKQLSGSPADQSEQTFLNEEQIDAGWVLLDVASPTSDCTFLTHQEENLY; encoded by the coding sequence ATTCAAAGAAAAAAGGAATTAGTTAGTAAAACAAAAAGCAGCGAGCGAACTGTACACACTACATATAAAGTACGATTAACAAATCCTCGTGCGGGCTTAAACACCACAATAGAGGTGTTGTGGCATGATTACATTTTAAATGCTGCAGAAGAACAAGGAATAGATTTGCCATATTCCTGTAGATGTGGAGCTGATTCTTCAAGTTTAGCGAAACAACTTTCAGGTTCCCCTGCAGATCAATCAGAACAAACTTTTTTAAACGAAGAACAAATTGATGCTGGCTGGGTATTACTTGATGTGGCTTCACCAACATCTGATTGTACCTTTTTGACACACCAGGAAGAAAACCTATATTAA
- the mce gene encoding methylmalonyl-CoA epimerase, with translation MRKIEHIGIAVKDLEVSNLVFEKLFGAPAYKSEEVASEGVKTSFFRNGPNKIELLEATTSDSPIAKFIDKKGEGIHHIAFDVEDIVAEIARLQGEGFVVLNETPKKGADNKLVAFLHPKGTNGVLIELCQEIQE, from the coding sequence ATGAGAAAAATCGAACATATCGGAATTGCAGTGAAAGACCTTGAAGTATCCAACCTGGTTTTTGAAAAACTTTTCGGTGCTCCGGCCTACAAATCGGAAGAAGTAGCCAGTGAAGGGGTGAAAACTTCTTTTTTCAGAAACGGCCCCAACAAGATAGAATTGCTGGAAGCCACCACATCCGACAGCCCGATTGCAAAATTCATTGACAAAAAAGGGGAAGGCATTCATCATATTGCTTTTGATGTGGAAGACATTGTAGCCGAAATCGCCCGATTGCAGGGGGAAGGATTTGTAGTGCTGAATGAAACTCCTAAAAAAGGAGCTGACAACAAACTCGTCGCTTTCCTGCATCCCAAGGGAACCAATGGCGTTTTGATCGAGTTGTGCCAGGAAATCCAGGAATAG
- the rbfA gene encoding 30S ribosome-binding factor RbfA, whose amino-acid sequence METNRQKKIGGVIQKDLVDILQGEVRKNGISNLIISVSKVSVTTDLSIAKVYLSVFPQEKAPEILAAVRSNSPLIKHDLSQRVKLQLRKVPNLSFYIDDSLDYIAKIDDALAGKENPIENRDLLDKRKKF is encoded by the coding sequence ATGGAAACAAACAGACAGAAAAAAATAGGCGGAGTGATCCAAAAAGATTTGGTTGACATTCTGCAGGGTGAAGTACGAAAAAATGGGATTTCTAATTTAATTATTTCCGTTTCTAAAGTAAGCGTAACTACCGATTTATCCATAGCAAAAGTATACCTCAGCGTATTTCCTCAGGAAAAAGCACCGGAAATACTGGCTGCTGTGCGTTCGAATAGCCCACTAATCAAACATGATTTATCCCAAAGGGTAAAACTACAACTGCGTAAAGTGCCGAATTTATCTTTTTACATTGATGATTCTTTGGATTATATCGCTAAGATTGACGATGCGCTTGCCGGTAAAGAAAATCCTATCGAAAACCGTGATTTATTAGACAAACGCAAGAAATTTTAG
- a CDS encoding ABC transporter permease gives MFTLSKSSAINFITGITSASIIVGAATMFVVISAFSGLKEFSLSFTNNFDPDLKVTSIVGKTITMTPEQEQALKKMPGIAYYSRIIEERVLFSYDGKQQVTYLKGIDSNYIYVNPIKEKVAGQWVVPNSNQVVMGFGTSDKLSIQLYNFEIPLEVFIPKPGKGQIDDPDKAFTKASLRPTGFYSINEDYDSKYVFADLDLVQHLMEFQPNTISGLEIKLKPNISEDSVMSELQKLFGPKTDVKTRAQLNDALYRMLNTEFIAVYLILTLIIIMTLFTLIGAIIMMILDKKSNLKTLASLGAEIRELRRIFLLQGTLLTLTGCFIGLFIGIMLVILQLKFQMFMITDNLAYPVAFSIQNIFIVLATIMILGFIASKIASSRISKKLLE, from the coding sequence TTGTTTACACTCAGCAAAAGCAGTGCAATCAATTTTATTACCGGAATCACTTCTGCCAGTATTATCGTAGGAGCAGCGACTATGTTTGTGGTAATTTCTGCTTTTAGCGGATTAAAGGAATTCAGCCTTTCCTTTACGAATAATTTTGACCCTGACCTCAAAGTAACGAGTATCGTTGGCAAAACCATAACGATGACACCGGAACAGGAGCAAGCCCTGAAAAAAATGCCAGGCATTGCTTATTACAGCCGGATCATCGAAGAACGGGTGCTGTTTTCTTATGACGGCAAACAACAGGTCACCTACCTCAAAGGAATCGACAGCAATTACATCTATGTCAATCCGATCAAAGAAAAAGTAGCAGGACAATGGGTAGTTCCAAATTCCAACCAGGTGGTTATGGGCTTTGGCACCAGCGATAAGCTTTCCATACAACTCTATAACTTTGAAATTCCGCTGGAAGTTTTTATCCCAAAACCCGGCAAAGGCCAAATTGATGATCCAGACAAGGCATTCACCAAAGCCAGCCTGCGCCCTACAGGATTTTATTCCATCAATGAAGATTACGACTCCAAATATGTTTTTGCCGACCTGGATTTGGTGCAACATCTTATGGAATTCCAACCGAATACCATTTCCGGCCTTGAGATCAAGCTAAAACCTAATATTTCCGAAGACAGTGTCATGTCGGAACTGCAAAAGCTATTCGGGCCGAAAACGGATGTAAAAACAAGAGCACAACTCAATGATGCCCTGTACCGGATGCTAAACACGGAATTTATTGCAGTGTACCTCATCCTGACCCTCATCATTATCATGACGTTATTTACGCTGATTGGTGCTATTATCATGATGATCCTGGACAAGAAAAGCAATTTAAAAACCTTAGCAAGCCTTGGTGCCGAAATTCGGGAGCTGCGCAGGATATTTCTGCTGCAAGGCACTTTATTAACGCTTACCGGCTGTTTTATCGGGCTTTTTATCGGGATCATGCTGGTGATTTTACAGCTTAAATTCCAAATGTTTATGATTACGGACAATTTAGCCTATCCGGTTGCATTCTCCATTCAGAACATTTTTATTGTATTGGCAACGATTATGATACTGGGATTTATCGCTTCTAAAATTGCTTCTTCGCGTATTTCTAAAAAGCTTTTGGAATAA
- a CDS encoding MATE family efflux transporter: MTETQQKQGKIAAIFALIKQSLQGKEIDYTTGSIRRSVILLAIPMMLEMMMESVFALVDLYFVGHLEDSSYAIQAVGLTESVLTITYSLAVGMSMAATAIVARRIGEKNPEAAGKAGIQAILIAVAITLLLSIVGYVFGTDILLLMGASSDAAAYGTNFMRIMMGSSIFIMLLFLINGIFRGAGNAAIAMKSLWIANICNIILCPIFINGWGPIPAFGLEGAAIATTIGRGIGVCYQLYHLFNVGNTLKITVAHLKPDFQQMKAIIVVAAPGILQFVIASCSWIFLAHLVATTGGDHGSAGYQTALRLMMFFILPAWGLSNAVATLVGQNLGAGQIERAEESVLKTAKYNVIFMVIITILTLVGATVFVSFFTEDILVQEIAVRAIRIMSLGYIFYGIGMVLINTFNGAGDTWTPTYINFFGFWLFQIPLAYVLANYFNIKEDGVFIAIPVAETAITIAGYILFKKGKWKRIQV; encoded by the coding sequence ATGACTGAAACGCAACAAAAGCAGGGAAAAATTGCTGCAATATTCGCACTAATCAAACAATCTTTACAAGGAAAGGAAATTGACTATACCACGGGTAGTATCAGGCGGTCCGTGATTTTACTGGCCATCCCGATGATGCTCGAAATGATGATGGAATCCGTGTTTGCATTGGTAGACCTTTATTTTGTTGGCCACCTTGAAGACAGCAGTTATGCCATACAAGCAGTAGGATTGACCGAATCGGTACTGACCATCACCTATTCCCTTGCAGTTGGAATGAGCATGGCCGCCACAGCGATTGTAGCCCGGAGAATTGGAGAGAAAAATCCGGAAGCTGCAGGAAAAGCAGGAATCCAGGCCATCCTGATTGCTGTAGCCATTACTTTACTACTCAGCATCGTTGGCTATGTCTTTGGTACCGATATCCTCCTTCTCATGGGGGCTTCTTCCGATGCAGCAGCCTACGGCACCAACTTTATGCGTATCATGATGGGAAGCAGTATTTTTATTATGCTGTTATTCCTGATCAATGGAATCTTCCGTGGTGCGGGTAATGCCGCCATCGCCATGAAAAGCCTTTGGATTGCCAATATCTGTAACATTATATTATGCCCCATATTTATCAACGGCTGGGGTCCCATTCCGGCATTTGGCCTTGAAGGCGCCGCAATTGCCACTACGATAGGACGTGGCATTGGGGTTTGCTATCAGTTGTACCATTTATTTAATGTGGGAAATACGCTCAAAATTACCGTAGCACACCTCAAACCGGACTTCCAACAAATGAAAGCGATTATTGTTGTAGCAGCGCCTGGTATCTTACAGTTCGTTATCGCTTCCTGTAGCTGGATTTTCCTGGCACACTTAGTCGCCACAACGGGTGGTGATCACGGCTCTGCCGGTTATCAAACGGCCTTACGCCTGATGATGTTCTTTATACTTCCTGCCTGGGGGCTCAGCAATGCCGTAGCCACTTTGGTAGGGCAAAATCTGGGAGCCGGACAGATTGAAAGAGCCGAAGAATCGGTACTAAAAACGGCCAAATACAATGTGATCTTTATGGTTATTATTACGATCCTTACTTTAGTTGGGGCCACGGTATTTGTATCGTTCTTTACAGAAGACATACTGGTACAGGAAATTGCTGTGCGCGCCATCCGGATCATGAGCCTGGGATATATTTTCTACGGGATCGGTATGGTATTGATCAATACTTTTAATGGTGCCGGTGATACCTGGACGCCAACCTATATCAATTTTTTCGGTTTCTGGCTTTTTCAGATTCCGTTGGCCTATGTGCTGGCAAACTATTTTAATATAAAAGAAGATGGTGTCTTTATTGCTATTCCGGTAGCCGAAACCGCCATCACGATTGCAGGATATATCCTGTTCAAAAAAGGAAAATGGAAACGCATACAAGTGTAA